In Patescibacteria group bacterium, one DNA window encodes the following:
- a CDS encoding N-6 DNA methylase — MAWYNKDMVEKQRQLGQFFTKNSDYILQGMKKYIYNKDATDPFAGNQDLIKWAKGNKAKVIKGYDIDKNYIDDKTTFLNDSINKPLKYKFVLTNPPYLHKNKAKDETKNKYFIGKNSEFEDLYQVSINSILDSEEGILIIPLNFLSAENSNKIRKIFFNKFKIISLNIFEEQVFEDTTYNVISFYYKKRRGESKKDVINAKIFPREQKIQIILEEKHGWQMGGEFRSKIDPMKNLLGIYRATEDLLFGGSEKVELAYNHIKDKRTFYIDKYVKELFEKNIILLRAIDNKNGKKIQLEDIRKYGPIALIGKNTSRNMAYLLFKEKISLREQQELIDLFNNYLNKERQKHFSLFLTNFRDNGRKRISFDFVYKLINYLYFNKLNNNQKVLFH, encoded by the coding sequence ATGGCGTGGTATAATAAGGATATGGTAGAGAAACAAAGACAATTGGGCCAATTTTTCACTAAAAATTCTGATTATATTCTTCAAGGGATGAAGAAGTATATTTATAATAAAGACGCAACAGATCCTTTTGCCGGGAATCAAGATTTGATAAAATGGGCCAAGGGAAATAAAGCCAAAGTTATAAAGGGCTATGATATAGATAAAAATTATATTGATGATAAAACAACATTTTTAAATGATAGCATCAATAAACCATTAAAATATAAATTTGTTTTGACAAATCCACCTTATCTTCATAAAAACAAAGCAAAGGACGAAACAAAAAATAAATATTTTATTGGTAAAAATTCCGAGTTTGAAGATTTATATCAAGTTTCTATTAATTCCATTTTAGATTCAGAGGAAGGCATTTTAATTATTCCTCTGAATTTTTTATCAGCAGAAAATTCAAACAAGATAAGAAAAATATTTTTTAACAAATTTAAAATAATTTCTTTAAATATTTTTGAAGAACAAGTTTTCGAAGACACAACCTATAATGTAATTTCTTTTTACTATAAAAAAAGAAGAGGAGAATCTAAAAAAGACGTTATAAACGCCAAAATTTTCCCGCGTGAACAAAAAATTCAAATTATTTTAGAGGAAAAACATGGTTGGCAAATGGGCGGTGAATTTAGGTCAAAAATCGATCCAATGAAAAATTTATTAGGTATTTACAGAGCAACCGAAGATTTGTTGTTTGGCGGTAGTGAAAAAGTTGAATTAGCATACAATCACATAAAAGATAAACGAACTTTTTATATTGATAAATACGTTAAAGAGTTATTTGAAAAAAATATAATTCTTTTAAGGGCTATAGACAATAAAAATGGCAAAAAAATACAATTAGAGGATATTAGAAAATATGGACCAATTGCGTTGATTGGTAAAAATACATCACGCAATATGGCATATTTATTATTTAAAGAGAAGATAAGTCTGAGAGAACAGCAAGAATTGATTGATCTTTTTAATAATTATTTAAATAAAGAAAGACAGAAACATTTTTCTTTGTTTTTAACCAATTTTAGAGATAATGGCAGAAAAAGAATTAGCTTCGATTTTGTTTATAAGCTTATAAATTATTTATATTTTAATAAACTCAATAATAATCAAAAAGTTTTATTTCATTAA
- a CDS encoding slipin family protein encodes MATLYTILCVVLFIVSISVKQINQYQKGVKFMFGKYVSMMDPGWRLIIPIFQSYQKVDLRVKAVDVPDQEAITKDNISVRVNAVIYYKVSSAEKAILEVEDFYYAISQLAQTTMRNVVGQVDLDGLLSQRDKVSESIRSIIDLASDPWGIKVNNVELKDITLPEEMKRVIGKQAEAEREKRAIIIRAEGEVIAANNMAKAAETLSGAKGALHLRTLQSINDISSDQSNTIVFAVPLEILRAFEHFGKKGPEDKEKKD; translated from the coding sequence ATGGCAACTTTATATACAATTTTATGCGTAGTTTTATTTATTGTTTCAATTTCCGTAAAGCAGATTAACCAGTATCAAAAAGGCGTAAAGTTTATGTTCGGTAAGTATGTCAGTATGATGGATCCGGGCTGGAGATTGATTATTCCGATTTTTCAGTCCTATCAAAAAGTTGATTTAAGAGTAAAGGCCGTTGATGTGCCTGACCAGGAAGCAATTACCAAGGATAATATTTCAGTAAGGGTTAATGCGGTCATTTATTATAAAGTCAGCTCCGCAGAAAAAGCCATCTTAGAGGTTGAGGATTTTTATTACGCCATTTCACAACTCGCCCAGACAACAATGAGAAATGTTGTGGGACAGGTTGATTTGGATGGATTGCTTTCACAAAGAGATAAGGTTTCAGAAAGCATCAGAAGTATTATTGATTTGGCTAGCGATCCTTGGGGTATAAAAGTCAATAATGTTGAATTGAAAGATATAACCTTGCCCGAAGAAATGAAAAGAGTAATTGGCAAGCAAGCCGAAGCGGAAAGAGAAAAAAGAGCAATAATTATCAGGGCCGAGGGAGAGGTGATTGCCGCAAACAATATGGCAAAAGCAGCAGAAACTCTATCTGGAGCCAAAGGCGCGCTTCATTTGAGAACACTGCAGTCAATTAATGATATAAGTTCCGACCAATCAAATACAATTGTTTTTGCGGTTCCTCTGGAGATTTTGCGGGCATTTGAGCATTTTGGCAAAAAGGGACCCGAAGATAAGGAAAAGAAAGATTAA
- a CDS encoding 8-oxo-dGTP diphosphatase has translation MRQVSLCLLIKENKGSITEILLAMKKRGFGQGRWNGVGGKTDIEKGETVFDSAIREAEEEIGVKIKNPEKAAIIDFYFPEQPKEKNWDQQVHLFLVKEWEGEPIESEEMLPKWFEIGKIPFDEMWDDDRYWLPHILEGKKLKAKFSFDKEDRTIEKIIELVEKLD, from the coding sequence ATGCGACAGGTTTCACTTTGCTTGTTAATAAAAGAAAACAAAGGCTCAATTACTGAAATTCTTTTGGCAATGAAAAAAAGAGGATTCGGCCAAGGGAGATGGAATGGTGTAGGTGGAAAGACGGATATAGAAAAAGGGGAAACCGTTTTTGATTCAGCCATCCGAGAGGCAGAAGAAGAAATCGGAGTGAAAATTAAAAATCCCGAAAAAGCCGCAATTATTGATTTTTATTTTCCAGAACAGCCAAAAGAAAAAAATTGGGATCAACAAGTTCATTTGTTTCTAGTCAAAGAATGGGAAGGAGAACCGATAGAAAGCGAAGAGATGCTGCCAAAATGGTTTGAAATCGGGAAAATTCCTTTTGATGAAATGTGGGATGATGATAGATATTGGTTGCCGCATATTTTAGAGGGTAAGAAACTGAAAGCCAAATTCTCTTTTGACAAAGAAGATAGAACCATTGAAAAAATTATTGAATTAGTTGAAAAACTTGATTAA
- a CDS encoding DUF2061 domain-containing protein, which yields MPTKKRSIAKTVTFRIIATISTMFLVWIFTDSISLAGAIGGIDLLVKTILYYFHERAWSRVVWGRE from the coding sequence ATGCCAACCAAAAAAAGAAGCATAGCGAAAACAGTTACTTTTAGAATTATTGCTACCATTTCTACAATGTTCTTGGTCTGGATTTTTACGGACAGCATAAGTTTAGCCGGGGCAATCGGAGGCATTGATTTATTGGTAAAAACAATTCTTTATTATTTCCATGAACGCGCCTGGAGTAGAGTTGTCTGGGGCAGGGAATAA
- a CDS encoding HAD-IC family P-type ATPase, with protein sequence MRQIGSKKDGLANSEVIKRLREFGRNTLPQEKPYSKIRLFLSQFNSPLMYILIATVVISFLLKHYSDSILIIIVLLINTTVGFFQENKANKSLLALKKMVKFRTRVLRDGCEKEIDSEELVVGDVVFLKSGDKVPADGRIIESKGLKINEASLTGESQAVEKEVERANMVFMGTIVDEGRATIVIVAIGIDTQIGEIVSLLKETKERKTPLQKKIASLSQIIGIFILFIISIIIIVGYFTEKSFADIFITSLALTVSVIPEGLLPAITIILVFGMRRIFKQNGLVRKLSATETLGSVTVICTDKTGTLTEGKMQVSHILTNTRELMNDNINGLAKGENANGVESHISALKIATLANDAFVENPGAELQEWVVRGRPTEQALLLAGMQSGLDKKELEKQYPILDRISFESDYKFAATLHRKNENKNMLYVLGAPEEIIARSTNLDVDGRKKKLGTAETDKLIAKLETLTRKGLRVLACAHKDYNAETKYQNLTELVKELSLIGFIALKDPLRQDAKESIAITKKAGIRTVIVTGDHKLTAKAIAEEIGLEAKDENIIEGKDLEIISDTELKEKAKHISIYARVSPRHKLRIVNALQSNGEVVAMLGDGVNDAPALKSADIGVAVGSGTDVAKEVADLVLLDDNFKTVVKAIEQGRVIFGNIRKVFVYLVADDFSELFLFLTTMAMGFPLPLLPAQILWINLVEDGFPGIALTAEQETKGVMDEKPRNPKEPILNKPLKLWMTAIFFISGLVALLLFFFFWKTTGDLDKTRTIVFTLICFDSLFFAFSVRSFKRTIFRKDIFSNRYLVGGVAISLILLIGAIYFSPLQKLLATQPLGIIEWLIIFGITLVEIVLIEFFKKRIFCAKPINTSFDKMF encoded by the coding sequence ATGAGACAAATTGGAAGTAAAAAAGACGGTCTCGCCAATTCGGAGGTGATAAAGAGACTTAGGGAATTTGGGCGAAACACTCTTCCTCAAGAAAAACCGTATTCAAAAATACGGCTATTTTTAAGTCAGTTTAACAGTCCCTTAATGTATATTTTAATTGCGACTGTTGTTATTTCTTTTCTATTAAAACACTATTCGGATTCCATTCTTATTATTATTGTATTACTCATTAACACTACTGTTGGGTTTTTTCAAGAGAATAAAGCCAATAAATCACTTCTTGCCTTAAAAAAAATGGTAAAATTCAGGACGAGAGTTTTAAGGGATGGTTGCGAAAAAGAAATAGATAGCGAAGAGTTGGTTGTTGGAGATGTGGTATTTTTGAAGTCAGGAGATAAGGTGCCAGCCGATGGACGCATTATTGAATCAAAAGGATTAAAAATAAATGAAGCAAGTCTTACCGGGGAATCACAGGCGGTTGAGAAAGAAGTTGAAAGAGCTAATATGGTTTTTATGGGTACGATCGTGGATGAAGGACGGGCGACAATAGTGATTGTCGCTATCGGGATTGATACACAAATCGGTGAAATTGTATCACTTCTTAAAGAAACAAAAGAACGTAAAACTCCACTTCAAAAAAAAATTGCCTCACTTTCACAAATTATTGGAATATTTATTCTTTTTATTATTTCAATTATTATTATTGTTGGTTATTTCACGGAAAAATCTTTTGCCGATATTTTTATTACCTCATTAGCCCTAACGGTTTCAGTAATACCCGAAGGATTACTTCCTGCTATTACCATTATACTTGTCTTTGGAATGCGACGTATTTTCAAACAGAATGGTTTAGTGAGAAAACTTTCCGCAACGGAAACCTTAGGAAGCGTAACTGTTATCTGTACAGACAAAACAGGAACTCTCACCGAAGGGAAAATGCAAGTAAGCCATATTTTAACGAACACAAGAGAACTGATGAACGATAACATTAATGGACTTGCTAAAGGCGAAAATGCCAATGGTGTTGAGTCGCACATTTCGGCATTGAAAATCGCTACTTTGGCAAACGATGCTTTCGTGGAAAATCCAGGAGCGGAATTACAAGAATGGGTGGTACGAGGCAGACCAACTGAACAGGCATTACTTTTGGCGGGAATGCAATCGGGTTTGGATAAAAAGGAATTAGAAAAACAATATCCTATATTGGACAGAATCAGTTTCGAATCAGATTACAAATTCGCTGCAACGCTTCACCGTAAAAATGAAAATAAAAACATGCTTTACGTTCTTGGTGCGCCAGAAGAAATTATCGCTCGTTCTACTAATTTGGATGTTGATGGCAGAAAAAAGAAATTAGGAACAGCCGAAACAGATAAATTAATAGCAAAACTGGAAACACTTACCCGAAAAGGTTTACGAGTTCTTGCTTGCGCCCATAAAGATTATAACGCTGAAACAAAATACCAAAATCTTACAGAGTTAGTTAAAGAGCTTTCACTTATTGGTTTTATCGCTCTCAAAGATCCGCTTCGTCAGGATGCGAAAGAGTCAATCGCAATTACCAAAAAAGCTGGCATTCGCACAGTCATTGTTACAGGAGATCATAAACTTACTGCTAAAGCCATTGCTGAAGAAATTGGTCTTGAAGCAAAAGACGAAAACATAATTGAAGGCAAGGACTTAGAAATTATAAGCGATACTGAGCTAAAAGAAAAAGCGAAACATATTTCTATTTACGCTCGTGTCTCACCCCGCCATAAATTAAGAATTGTTAATGCACTGCAATCCAACGGAGAAGTGGTGGCAATGCTTGGCGATGGCGTTAATGATGCCCCAGCCCTCAAATCTGCTGATATTGGAGTTGCTGTCGGTTCTGGCACAGATGTGGCAAAAGAAGTGGCTGATTTAGTGTTGTTGGACGACAATTTTAAAACCGTAGTAAAAGCAATTGAGCAAGGTAGAGTGATTTTTGGAAATATTCGGAAAGTGTTTGTGTATCTTGTGGCGGATGATTTTTCTGAACTCTTTTTATTTTTAACAACTATGGCAATGGGATTCCCTCTTCCGTTGTTGCCTGCTCAGATTCTTTGGATAAATCTTGTTGAGGACGGTTTTCCAGGCATTGCCCTTACCGCCGAACAAGAGACAAAAGGAGTAATGGATGAGAAACCAAGAAATCCCAAGGAGCCGATATTAAATAAACCATTAAAACTTTGGATGACTGCCATTTTCTTTATCTCTGGTTTGGTAGCGCTCCTTTTATTCTTCTTTTTTTGGAAGACAACCGGAGACTTAGATAAAACAAGAACAATAGTATTCACCCTTATCTGTTTTGATTCTTTATTTTTTGCTTTTAGTGTTCGTTCGTTCAAAAGAACAATTTTTAGAAAAGACATATTTTCAAATCGTTATTTAGTTGGTGGTGTAGCCATTAGTTTAATTTTGCTTATTGGAGCTATTTATTTTTCGCCGTTGCAAAAACTTTTAGCTACTCAACCCTTAGGCATAATTGAATGGCTTATAATTTTTGGCATAACCTTAGTAGAAATTGTATTAATTGAATTTTTCAAGAAGAGAATTTTTTGTGCCAAGCCAATAAACACGAGCTTTGACAAAATGTTTTAA